In the Nicotiana tabacum cultivar K326 chromosome 16, ASM71507v2, whole genome shotgun sequence genome, one interval contains:
- the LOC107827201 gene encoding glucan endo-1,3-beta-glucosidase-like, which produces MGMIIQEALFLLSCIYILLRSYSAVEAAVGVCYGRVGTNLPPPSEAINLIKSIGVSRIRLFNPDPEALQPFAGTGIELLVGVPNEILPTLANSPVTISMEWLQTNIFAHVSPNQVKYLAVGNEIFLKDPFYSPYIVPAISNLYQAIQTLGLATSIKLSSSHASTILSNSYPPSSGVFNSTIRPFLLPFLQFLRDTSSPLMVNVYPFFAYINNPQYVSLDHALFRSSYVEYDQNLAYDNMFDASIDAFVYAMEKEGFEGIPVMVTETGWPTAGIDGASIDNALSYNGNVVRRALNNVGTPKRPGVGLDVFLFDLFDENGKSGEEFERHFGIFGDNGIKAYDIRFN; this is translated from the exons ATGGGAATGATAATTCAAGAAGCCCTTTTCTTGCTATCTTGTATCTACATTCTTCTTCGTAGTTATTCCGCAG TTGAAGCAGCAGTAGGAGTTTGTTATGGCCGTGTTGGTACAAACCTCCCACCACCTTCAGAAGCCATCAATCTCATTAAATCAATTGGCGTTTCGAGAATTAGGCTATTCAATCCAGATCCAGAAGCATTGCAACCATTTGCCGGCACTGGAATAGAGCTCTTGGTTGGAGTTCCCAATGAAATCCTCCCTACCCTAGCCAATAGTCCTGTGACCATCTCCATGGAATGGCTTCAAACCAATATTTTTGCCCATGTTTCCCCTAATCAAGTTAAATATTTAGCCGTTGGCAATGAAATCTTCCTTAAAGATCCATTTTACTCTCCTTATATAGTTCCTGCTATTTCAAACCTTTACCAAGCTATTCAAACATTAGGTCTAGCTACCTCAATTAAGCTTTCTTCTTCCCATGCATCTACCATACTTTCCAATTCATACCCTCCATCATCTGGAGTTTTTAATTCTACCATcagaccatttcttcttccttttttacAATTTTTACGTGACACCAGCTCACCATTAATGGTGAATGTGTACCCTTTTTTCGCCTATATAAATAATCCACAGTATGTTTCTTTGGACCATGCTCTATTTAGGTCATCATATGTAGAATACGACCAGAACTTGGCTTATGACAACATGTTCGATGCTTCCATTGATGCATTTGTGTATGCCATGGAGAAGGAAGGGTTTGAGGGAATTCCTGTGATGGTAACAGAGACCGGTTGGCCGACTGCTGGAATTGACGGTGCGAGCATTGACAATGCCTTGTCTTACAATGGGAATGTTGTGAGAAGAGCTTTGAACAATGTAGGTACGCCTAAGAGGCCTGGAGTTGGCCTGGATGTTTTCTTGTTTGATTTGTTTGATGAGAATGGAAAGAGTGGAGAGGAGTTTGAGAggcattttgggatttttggagataATGGAATTAAGGCCTATGACATTAGGTTCAACTAA